In the Vicinamibacterales bacterium genome, CGCTCGCCACGGTGGATCCCGACTTCCAGCGCACCTACAACCTCGAGTTCACGGGCGGCATCCAGCACGAGCTCTTCCCGCGCGTGTCGGTGGCCGCCACCTACTACCGTCGGCAGTTCTACGACCTGCCGGTGACCGACAACCTGCTGCGCGAGATGAGCGACTACCGGGCCGTGGACGTCGTGAGCCCGCTCGACGGCAGCGTGTTCCAGGTCTACACGGTCGCCACCGCCGCGAAGCTGGCGCAGGTCCAGGACTTCGACACCAACGGGTCCGACCGCAAGCAGGTCTACAACGGCGGCGACCTGACCTTCAACGCGCGCCTGCCCCGGGGCGGCACGATCTTCGGCGGCTTCACGATGGAGCGCACGCTGCGCAACACGTGCGACGAGCCGGACGACCCGAACTTCCTCCGCTTCTGCAACGACAGCGACAACGGCCTGCCGTGGCTGAAGCAGTTCAAGCTCGCCGGCACCTACCCGGTGGGCTTCGGCATCCAGGCCAGCCTCTCGTTCCAGAGCATCAACGGCCGGGCCCTCGGCGGTTACACGGGCACGGCCGCCGCTGACCGCAACAAGATCGCCGGCCCCGGCTACGGCGACGTGGGCAGCCCCATCGCCACGCGCTGGCTCATCACCCGCACCACCCGCTACCCGAACACCGCGTGCAACGCGCCGTGCGTGCCAGGCGGACTCGTGGTCCCGGGCATGACCGAGGCCTCGCTCACCATTCCGCTCGTGCCGGGCGGCACCCAGCTGCTCGACCGGATCAACCAGCTGGACCTCAGCCTGGCCAAGTGGTTCGAGGTGGGCGCCGGCCGCCGCGCGCAGCTGCAGCTCGACCTCTTCAACATCACCAACGCCAACCCGGTCCTGGGCGTGCGGTCCGTCAACTTCGGCACCGCGGCCTACAACCAGCCGAGCGGCATCCTGAACCCGCGCGTCCTCCGGCTGGGCGTGCAGTTCAAGTGGTAGCCGGCGCGATCTAGCGCTGGACGTCCTTCGGGCGCCGTGCGGCACACGCCGTGCGGCGCCCGAGTGCTGTACGGCCGAGTCCGGCGGGGCCGCTCGCCTGGCCGCTACGCGTCGACCGGGTCGCCGCGGCGGACCTTCCCGACGAGGTCGGTGCCGAGCACGGCCTGCAGGCGGCTCCAGAGCCTCGGCTCGGCGCCTTCGAGCTCGCGCAACACCGGCGCTCCCCAGGACCGCAGCGTGGCGCCGCCTTCCACGACGACGGTCGCATTGGCGGGGCGTCCCGTGACGAGGCTCATCTCGCCCGCGAACTGACCGTCGGTCAGACGCGCGATCGTCGTGGCGCCACGCCGCACGGCCGCGCGGCCGCGCACCACGATCCACAGCGCGTCGGGGAAGTCGCCTTCGGTGGTCAGCACCGCATCCCGCGCCTCGACGGGCGTGCCGAGGCCCCAGAACCGCAGGAACTCCGACGGGCTCATCGCCCGGAACGTGTCCTCGTGCAGCGGCCTCAGCGCCTCGGGCACCGTCACGGCGCGGCGCTCCCGCAGGATG is a window encoding:
- a CDS encoding cyclic nucleotide-binding domain-containing protein; the encoded protein is MSAYLVHLGYGLMLAALLARDVLRLRMLLVAAQAVLAVYTFRLGVPAIWRWNLLFVAINAYWAVRILRERRAVTVPEALRPLHEDTFRAMSPSEFLRFWGLGTPVEARDAVLTTEGDFPDALWIVVRGRAAVRRGATTIARLTDGQFAGEMSLVTGRPANATVVVEGGATLRSWGAPVLRELEGAEPRLWSRLQAVLGTDLVGKVRRGDPVDA